In Candidatus Omnitrophota bacterium, a genomic segment contains:
- a CDS encoding DEAD/DEAH box helicase, which yields MLYDRFQQEAIDYINQGHSVIVSAPTGAGKTAIAEHVISECIHCKVGVIYTAPIKALSNQKFRDFESQFGDDIGILTGDVSLNAGAPVLIMTTEIFRNKILDEPESLKRYSWVIFDEVHYLDNPERGTVWEESLMLLPAHMKILCLSATIPNINQLAAWIESIHNKPVEKVIEEKRPVPLHFFFQCQNEIVDNINALKKLGPGRPNKMAALINYIRQKEGLACIYFVFGRRRAEELAQELYSYDFLNVKQRQEILSLYDSLCERFDLKHEKSAQELYSLIQKGVAYHHAGMLPTLKEVVERLFTSRLLKVIFTTETFALGINMPSRTVVFDDLRKFYGRYMRTLKTRDFYQMAGRAGRRGIDKEGFVYCRVNPARINMEEVKRIIYGKSEEVKSQFNTSYATILNLYEKHQEGLYKIYPLSLHYFQSKKYEQKEALRLIEAKLKLLKELGYIENNALTQKGQFAKTVYGYELILSELYAQNILEQLDEFGLGILAVAAVFEPRKNQHMPHLSKAARKIKRVCEEIYEKIKAKELKYRIYPFSKQPTFNLSGGIEGWLRGTNFDKTLQFTDTDEGEVVRYFRMAIQILREVSDAPVASYVLKEKIKETVRVINRDIVDAEKQLREG from the coding sequence ATGCTTTACGACCGTTTCCAGCAAGAAGCGATTGACTATATCAACCAGGGCCACTCCGTAATCGTCTCAGCCCCCACAGGCGCCGGCAAGACCGCCATAGCAGAACATGTAATTTCCGAATGCATCCACTGTAAAGTCGGGGTCATCTATACCGCTCCCATCAAAGCCCTCTCCAACCAGAAATTCCGCGATTTTGAAAGCCAATTCGGGGATGATATCGGCATCTTAACCGGAGACGTATCCTTAAACGCGGGCGCGCCGGTGCTCATCATGACTACGGAAATATTCCGCAATAAAATCCTGGATGAACCAGAGAGCCTGAAGCGCTATTCCTGGGTTATCTTTGACGAAGTGCATTACCTGGATAACCCCGAACGCGGCACGGTCTGGGAAGAATCCCTGATGCTTTTACCTGCCCACATGAAGATACTCTGCCTCTCTGCCACCATACCCAATATCAATCAGTTGGCTGCTTGGATTGAATCCATACACAATAAGCCCGTCGAGAAAGTCATCGAAGAAAAGAGGCCTGTGCCATTACATTTCTTCTTTCAGTGCCAGAACGAAATCGTAGATAATATCAATGCCTTAAAAAAATTGGGGCCCGGCCGGCCGAATAAAATGGCCGCGCTGATTAACTACATCCGCCAGAAAGAAGGCCTGGCCTGCATCTATTTTGTTTTCGGAAGAAGAAGGGCCGAAGAACTGGCACAGGAACTATATAGTTACGATTTCCTGAATGTTAAGCAGAGGCAGGAGATTTTATCTTTGTATGATTCCCTCTGCGAACGCTTTGACTTAAAACACGAAAAATCCGCGCAGGAATTATATTCCCTGATCCAAAAAGGCGTTGCTTATCATCATGCCGGAATGCTGCCCACCTTAAAAGAAGTAGTGGAAAGATTATTTACCAGCCGGCTCTTAAAAGTTATCTTCACCACCGAAACCTTTGCCTTGGGTATTAATATGCCCAGCCGAACGGTCGTCTTTGATGACTTAAGGAAATTCTACGGCCGTTATATGCGCACCTTAAAAACGCGCGACTTCTATCAGATGGCCGGGCGTGCCGGCCGGCGCGGAATAGATAAAGAGGGCTTTGTTTACTGCCGGGTCAATCCGGCGCGGATAAATATGGAGGAAGTAAAACGCATCATCTACGGAAAATCAGAGGAAGTAAAGAGCCAGTTCAACACCTCTTATGCCACAATCTTAAACCTGTACGAGAAACATCAAGAAGGCCTTTATAAAATTTATCCTCTCTCCCTGCATTATTTTCAGTCCAAGAAATACGAGCAGAAAGAAGCGCTGCGTTTAATTGAGGCAAAATTAAAACTACTCAAGGAGCTGGGTTACATAGAAAACAACGCCTTGACCCAGAAAGGCCAATTCGCCAAAACCGTCTATGGTTATGAATTAATCCTCTCTGAACTCTATGCGCAGAATATCTTAGAGCAGCTGGATGAATTCGGCCTGGGGATTCTGGCAGTAGCGGCGGTCTTTGAGCCCAGAAAGAACCAACATATGCCGCACCTCTCTAAGGCCGCGCGCAAAATAAAGCGGGTCTGCGAAGAGATATACGAAAAGATAAAAGCCAAGGAATTAAAATACCGGATTTATCCTTTCAGTAAACAGCCTACCTTTAATTTAAGCGGCGGTATTGAAGGGTGGCTGCGCGGGACAAACTTCGATAAAACCCTGCAATTCACGGATACCGACGAAGGCGAGGTCGTGCGTTACTTCCGCATGGCTATCCAGATTTTAAGGGAAGTTTCCGACGCGCCGGTTGCCTCTTATGTCCTCAAAGAAAAAATCAAAGAAACCGTCCGCGTGATTAACCGCGATATCGTAGATGCGGAAAAGCAGCTGCGCGAAGGTTAA
- a CDS encoding N-acetylmuramoyl-L-alanine amidase yields the protein MQKALGVKNKLLNAPVKDRNSFNGILRFFYASERLHKLPGAGVILFILFMISAIACAEEMDLTRAVIHHSASPDVSAKTIDKWHKERGWSGIGYHFVIRVDGKIEKGRPLSKKGAHAKGRNHYIGICLTGYDTFTPTQTKSLVFLLNNLGVKEIFPHHEKCPGKGLNLQYVKNSIHLKATLFARKR from the coding sequence ATGCAGAAAGCCCTGGGAGTCAAAAATAAGCTATTAAACGCCCCGGTTAAAGACCGCAATTCTTTTAACGGAATTCTGCGGTTTTTTTATGCTTCCGAAAGGTTGCATAAGCTCCCAGGCGCCGGGGTTATTTTATTTATCTTATTTATGATTTCGGCAATAGCATGCGCGGAGGAGATGGATTTAACCAGGGCAGTTATCCATCATTCAGCAAGTCCGGACGTATCCGCGAAAACTATCGATAAATGGCACAAGGAAAGAGGTTGGAGCGGAATCGGATACCATTTTGTAATCAGGGTGGACGGCAAAATCGAAAAGGGAAGGCCACTCTCTAAAAAAGGCGCGCATGCAAAGGGCAGGAATCATTACATAGGTATCTGCTTAACCGGATACGATACCTTTACCCCCACCCAAACAAAGAGCCTGGTTTTTTTGTTAAATAATTTGGGTGTTAAAGAAATATTCCCCCATCATGAAAAGTGCCCGGGCAAAGGGCTTAATTTGCAATATGTAAAAAATTCTATTCATCTTAAAGCTACATTGTTTGCCCGGAAACGATAG